The DNA window CGCGGGGCTCGGGGCGCTGACGCTGCTGCTCGCCGGCTACTTCTTCGCGAGCGGCCTGTTCCACGTCGTCACATCGCTGATGGACCGGTATGCCCAGTGGGGCTGGGACTTCGCCTACGGCGCCATCACCATCATGCTGGGCATCATCATCATGGCCCAGTGGCCCATCTCCGCGGTGTGGCTGGTGGGCACGCTGGTGGGAATCTCCATCCTCATGCGCGGCATCGCGCTCATGGCGGGCTCTTTGGAGCTGCGCCGCGCCGTGCGGAGTTTCTCGTCGTAGCGGCATGACCTCGCGACGGGGACCGAGGGCGCGGAGGCTGGATGGCTCCGCGCCCGGTGCTTTTGTCTCGAGTGCTCAGGACGCCGCGTAGCGATCCGACGTGCTCGCATCACCCGACAGCCGCGGGGAGGAAGGATCCGCGGGCGTGTTCGACGTGGGCATGCGTCCGGTGAGGATGCGCAGCAGCCGCTCCGGGTCCACCGGCTTGGGGAGGAAGGCCTCCGCCCCCGCGTCGAGTGCCCGCTGCCGGACATGAGGCCGGTTCAGGCCGCTCATCACGACCACCCGGGTTCCGCGCGTCAGGGGGTGTTGCTTCAAGCCCTCGCACAGCCGGAGCCCATCCACCCAATGCAGCACGACGTCGAGGAGGATGGCCGTGGGCGGCCTGCGAGCCACCGCGCAGAACAGCGCCAGCTCGTCCGCGAACGACACCACCTTGGCGCCCGTGCTCTCCAGCAGTGCCGTCAGCGCCTCGCGCGCATCGGGGTCGTCATCCACGACGTAGTACAGGTCGGGCTCCAGGTCCGGCACCGCCATGGGCACCGGGTCCACCGTCGTCCGCAGCCAGGCACTCACCACCTCGCGCAGCCCCGCCCAACGCACCGCCCCGAGTAACGCCAGGGGCGTGGGCGCGCTGAGTCCCAGGACTCCACCGCCATAGATTCCCAGTGACGTGCGCCGGCCCTTGGCCGCGAGGAAGGCCGCGGGAGCGCGCTTGCCGGCGCGCCGCATCCACGCCACCGAGCGCGCACCGGCCGCCGCGTCCTCCATCAGCTCGCACAAGCCCTCGCGGACATAGCGGCGCTCCAAGGCGGATGCGTCCAGTCCACCATCCAGGAGCGCCACCGCCGCGCGGCTGCACGAGGCGAGCGTCTCCGACAGTCCCAGTTGGAGCGGATGGCCGAAGGCCGCGGGCCCCACCGCGATCTGGCATGGAGCCACGAGCGTGCGGCCCGGACCATGGGGAAGACGCGTGGGCTCGAGCGCGGCCAGCTCGAATCCTTCGCTCAACAGGCCATCGCGGGCGGCCATCATCAGCGCCTGGCACAGGTCCGCGGGAGTCACCGCGGGACCGAAGGCCAGCGCATAGACGGAGTCCACGCCGGGCAGGAGGAACAAGCCATCGACGGTGGGCAGCGGCGCCACCCAGAGCCTCGCGACGGGGGCAATCTCCAGTCGAGAGGACGCATGCCTCAGCCGGGCCTGGACCGCGGGCATCGTGGGGGCGGGGCGAAAGCCGGGGAAGAAGGCGTCCCCCAGGAGGGGACCCGCGCCGGACGCGAGGGCGACCGCGTGGTAGCGCTCACCGCTCCCCTGGGCGCGGACCACCATGGGCCCGGTGCCTCGCACGGCGACGGGCGCATCGGGAGCGGGCGGTTGCCGTTCGACGCGGTCGACATGCCGTTCGACGAACCGGGCCCCCTGTGCGCTGGCGGCGTTGGCGAGGATGCCGCGCACCTGCGCCAGTCCCCCTTCACCCGAGGGCCAGCCATCGACGAGCCACATGCCGCCAGGAGAGGAGGGGAGGAGCTCGCGCCGGCCCTCGGCGATGATCTCCACGCCTCGCAGTTCGTGCGTGCGCCACTCCGGAGGAATGCGGCACCCCAGCGCCGCCAGCCGCGAGCGGCACTCGGGGGTGAGCACGACGGGAGGCGAGGTGCGCTCCGACAGCCCTCCGGCATAGACGCGAACATCCAGCGTCAGCCCCCGCGCCCGACCATTGAAGAGAAGGGAGGCCGCCAACCCCGCCCCCGCGATGCCGCCTCCGACGATTGCCACCCTCGAACCGCTCGCCAGCCTGTTGCCTAGAGTCATCCGCGCCCTCTTGCTTCCCACCGTCGCCTGCTTGCCGGGCACCGCGCTCAGTGCTGATGCGCGGGCGGCGACAGCGCCGGACGGCCGAACACCACCACCCGGTCACGTCCTTCGCGCTTGGCCTCATAGAGGGCCGCGTCCGCCGCCTTCATCAGCGTCTCTGCGTCGTCCCGGGGTGATTCCAATGTGTGGTCGGCGATGCCAACGCTCACGCTCAACCCGAAGGAGGCGGGGCGGCCGTCGCCCTTCTGCACGCCGACGGAACGCAGCCCGGCGCGGATCCGCTCGGCGAACACCGCCGCCTCCG is part of the Myxococcus landrumus genome and encodes:
- a CDS encoding response regulator, with the protein product MTLGNRLASGSRVAIVGGGIAGAGLAASLLFNGRARGLTLDVRVYAGGLSERTSPPVVLTPECRSRLAALGCRIPPEWRTHELRGVEIIAEGRRELLPSSPGGMWLVDGWPSGEGGLAQVRGILANAASAQGARFVERHVDRVERQPPAPDAPVAVRGTGPMVVRAQGSGERYHAVALASGAGPLLGDAFFPGFRPAPTMPAVQARLRHASSRLEIAPVARLWVAPLPTVDGLFLLPGVDSVYALAFGPAVTPADLCQALMMAARDGLLSEGFELAALEPTRLPHGPGRTLVAPCQIAVGPAAFGHPLQLGLSETLASCSRAAVALLDGGLDASALERRYVREGLCELMEDAAAGARSVAWMRRAGKRAPAAFLAAKGRRTSLGIYGGGVLGLSAPTPLALLGAVRWAGLREVVSAWLRTTVDPVPMAVPDLEPDLYYVVDDDPDAREALTALLESTGAKVVSFADELALFCAVARRPPTAILLDVVLHWVDGLRLCEGLKQHPLTRGTRVVVMSGLNRPHVRQRALDAGAEAFLPKPVDPERLLRILTGRMPTSNTPADPSSPRLSGDASTSDRYAAS